One window from the genome of Candidatus Methylomirabilota bacterium encodes:
- the pabB gene encoding aminodeoxychorismate synthase component I — protein MLAAPPTLTPFLKEYPLDISPREAFALFREAPSSFLLESGMNRFQLGRFSFLGADPFLTFRARGREIEIREDGHSVTFRADPFDALRALLERFQVCWRVQPVPFLAGAVGHFGYDLGRHIERLPCLTTDDLQVPDCRFGLYDRALVFDHLKGRLYVVSTGLPELNPDAAYRRARARGEELIRRLEWLSKWRAPRISPGEMGPPIGGLQANFTKDGYLDAVRKAKEYIAAGDIYQVNLSQRFSTAIDGDPFVLYRRLHRINPVPFGCFLDYGDFAVVGASPERFLRLRGRKVETRPMKGTRPRGKSPDEDRYLRTELLSSVKDQAELVMIVDLARNDLGRVCKYGSVRVPTLRVLETYATVFQTTARIVGQMRPDRDRIDLIRASFPGGSVTGAPKIRAMEIIEELEPTRRGIYTGSIGYLDFGGDLDLNIAIRTMICRSGQAYFQVGGGIVADSDPEAEYEETLVKAKALIEALFS, from the coding sequence ATGCTAGCTGCCCCTCCGACCCTGACCCCTTTTCTGAAAGAGTATCCGCTCGACATCTCCCCCCGAGAGGCCTTTGCCCTATTTCGGGAGGCCCCCTCGAGCTTCCTGCTGGAAAGCGGAATGAACCGCTTTCAGCTCGGTCGCTTCTCCTTTCTCGGCGCCGATCCCTTTCTCACGTTCCGGGCGCGGGGACGAGAGATCGAGATCCGGGAAGACGGCCACTCGGTCACCTTCCGAGCAGATCCCTTTGACGCGCTCCGTGCACTCCTCGAACGCTTCCAGGTCTGCTGGCGGGTACAACCCGTCCCATTTCTCGCGGGAGCCGTCGGGCACTTTGGTTACGATCTGGGCCGCCACATCGAACGACTCCCCTGTCTCACCACGGATGACCTGCAGGTTCCGGACTGCCGCTTTGGTCTTTACGATCGCGCTCTCGTCTTTGACCATCTCAAAGGACGCCTGTATGTCGTTTCGACCGGTCTGCCGGAGCTCAACCCAGACGCGGCCTACCGTCGGGCGCGAGCGCGGGGGGAGGAACTGATTCGCAGGCTGGAGTGGCTTTCGAAGTGGCGAGCGCCGAGAATATCACCTGGGGAGATGGGACCTCCGATCGGCGGCCTCCAGGCCAACTTCACCAAGGACGGATATCTCGATGCGGTGCGGAAAGCCAAGGAATACATCGCCGCCGGGGACATCTACCAGGTTAACCTCTCCCAGCGCTTTTCCACGGCAATTGACGGGGATCCATTTGTGCTTTACCGGCGCCTCCATCGGATCAATCCAGTGCCATTCGGTTGCTTCCTCGATTATGGCGATTTCGCCGTCGTCGGGGCCTCACCCGAACGGTTCCTCCGACTCCGGGGCCGGAAAGTCGAGACCCGCCCGATGAAGGGAACCCGTCCCCGCGGGAAGAGCCCTGACGAGGATCGGTACTTGCGGACGGAACTCCTGAGCAGCGTGAAAGACCAGGCAGAGCTCGTCATGATCGTGGACCTAGCGCGCAATGATTTGGGCCGGGTTTGCAAGTACGGCTCCGTCCGAGTACCAACCTTACGGGTGCTCGAGACATACGCGACGGTTTTTCAGACGACCGCCAGGATTGTGGGCCAAATGCGGCCGGACCGTGACCGCATCGACCTCATCCGGGCCTCTTTCCCGGGTGGGTCCGTGACAGGGGCGCCAAAGATCCGGGCAATGGAAATCATCGAGGAGCTCGAGCCCACCCGCCGGGGAATTTATACTGGCTCCATTGGATATCTGGACTTCGGCGGAGACCTGGACCTGAACATCGCCATCCGCACCATGATCTGTCGGAGCGGCCAGGCATACTTCCAGGTGGGGGGGGGCATCGTGGCTGACTCGGACCCCGAGGCAGAGTACGAGGAGACGCTGGTGAAAGCCAAGGCACTGATCGAGGCTCTCTTTTCCTGA
- a CDS encoding 4a-hydroxytetrahydrobiopterin dehydratase, with product MEGEKKLPVIMDDEVIKRLEKELPEWYLEGRWIRRKFNTDGWPTTLMLVNAIGFLSEAAWHHPDLEVTWGKVWVKLRTHASGGITDRDFDMAKMIEKAAVWRPEEGSAMDGTPNKWVR from the coding sequence ATGGAAGGAGAGAAAAAACTGCCGGTGATCATGGATGACGAGGTGATAAAGCGCCTGGAAAAGGAGCTCCCCGAGTGGTATCTGGAAGGGCGCTGGATCCGACGGAAGTTTAACACTGATGGGTGGCCGACCACCTTGATGCTGGTGAATGCCATCGGCTTTCTGTCAGAGGCGGCCTGGCACCATCCGGATCTCGAGGTGACCTGGGGCAAGGTCTGGGTCAAGCTCCGGACCCATGCCTCTGGCGGCATTACCGACCGCGACTTCGACATGGCCAAGATGATCGAGAAGGCGGCCGTGTGGCGCCCCGAGGAAGGCTCGGCCATGGATGGGACACCCAACAAGTGGGTCCGCTAG